aataatgaaggaATTCAAGAGAGAAATAAAGCAATCCAGGCCATctataaattttcagaaataacaatttttaaaaaaaaacaataataacCATATGCCTCAGAGATTATAAATGTCTATAAGTCATCAATTACGATCATCAGCTCGATCTGAGGGATCCAAAAGGTAATGGTTACGTCCATCCTTTGTTCCAAGATATCTGAGCAATGGTAAGGGATGGAGAGACCTTCCAGGCCAAGTATGTCTTCTGTGAAGCTAATGAAGCCGCGAACTGGATGGCTGCTTATGTAGCTAGTCACTCGGATAGTATCATGTGGGCTGGAGATGGGGAGTTGCCCTCGGCACTCcgaggtattttattttttaattttattgggtgcatccgTACTCGTCTGGTATGATTCATCcgtcttagcaaaaaaaaaaagaaagaaaaaaaagaagaagaagaagaaagaaagaaaaagaagaagagagagagagagaaaaaagagagatgatAAATGTCCATAGATCGACTtaaggaaggagaggagagatgTGAGGGGCAAGATACTGGAGACGGTCTGAAAGCTAGGCTGATGTGGAGGACGTGGGAGAGGATAACGCTCTACTGGATGGCGAGGCAAGTGGAGGGAGCGCAAGGGGTGAAGTTGGGGCCAATCTTGTGTTGCTGCCTTGCTGGTCGAACATGTAGATAAAGTTGTGCTCATCAAGGAGCTTTTTGCCGAATGAGTGGCCGATCAGGTAGAAAGCGTTGGGCCCGATGTTGGCGAAGATCTTGGGGTAGAGGACTCTTATGGAGCGGATGAATACGACGAAGCGGCCGACGAGGTAGTCAACGAAGAAGCCGAGGCTGGAGGACTTGGCGATCGGCGCCACAAGAGTAACGTTCATTGGAGATCGAAGCTACAGTGCAACGCATGGAAGACAAGAAGGGGGGAAGGAGACAGAAAGCTGGTTTTGCCTTTTGTGGCAAGAAAAGGATCCGAGATCAAGGAGATTTAGTTCAAAGGAGAGATGGTGGTGAGAGGATAGACCTTGGAGTGGGAGTGCAAGCTCAAGAAGTGGGAGAGGATGATGCGCCGGCGCTGCCGGAGATACCCTAGCCTTCGAAGGAATAATGGCTGGCAGCCAGCGAGCAGGCTAGTTGGATTCGGGCACGGGTGGATGTGATGGATTCGAACCCGACTCAACCTGATTAACATTAAACAGGTTGAACGGATTATATTGCTGGAATCCGAATCCAACCTATTTAATGCACAAGTTAAAACATAATTCAAATATGTTTATTGTGCTGGATTGGGGTTTATATTTTCCCAGTGCAAATTCTCTCTTCTCAAAGGTAGACTAGCTTAACTTACGTGCCATACATCAGAATCAGTGGATCTAAAAATCGCGGGGCTTCGATTAGTCTTTTGGCATCTGATCTGACCTATTCTTGAAGATTGCTAATCTTCCTTGAAACTTATTAATAACCCCACAAAAATTGAGTTGATAATAGGCGATCAGACTCGTGGATTTTGGCTTTGGATGAATTGAGTATCAGAGCTCTGATCAGGCGTTTCTCACGAATATCCCGTCGTTCGATCCCGTAAGTTCCCTGCAGGCTCGATTGCTATATTACACAAAATTTAGATGATGATAAATTATAGAAAAAATAACAAACACTCAATGGAAATACGAATATACTCCAGCCATCCCAGCAACTTCAACCATGCTTCCCACGCATCAATTGTAGCATGGCTCCACTTCAAATTTGGGCTCAGGATCTATTATAGTGCAAGATCCGGTGATGGCAGATCTAACCGAGCAGTCAAAACAAGTTAAATGTGACAACGGGCAATCAGGGGTGTGGCATCGCCAATTAATCTTCATCATCCGAGTTGGTGAAGGTAATCTTTGTGGACTTGGGAGCATCCGCCGTAATTTCTTTATAATGTGATCCATAAAGCTTTGACTCCTGCATAGAAGAGATATAAAGTGACATGAGCTAATGACATGCATGATTTAAATAGCCTGCTTAAATGACTGGAACTCACGACATGCATTAAAACAGACTGGAACCCACAAGGTTACAATATCAGTTccgcctctttttcttttcctccttaTCATCGGACTTGTCATCTATGTTTCCTTTGCTCATCATTGACAAAATTTTAGATCAGTTTCACCATGTCAACTAGCATGAACAATCAAGATAACAAGCCTTCCACATGGAACTTAAGCATGTTCTAGAATTGATTGAAATGCATCATCTTCCAACAAACTCTACCAAACCATTTAAGTATCTTTCAGAAAACCCTTTATCTGGATCCCCAAATATCCACTGTGAAAATGTTTAAATCTATCTCCTCCTCGCTATGCTCGGCTCACTCAATTCCCTCCATCTTTAAAAGTATTTTCCGTTTACTTCATACGCCCAGCCGATGGACAGGTGTTAATAGTTGTGAGTTTAATGTCTccgtatatattttaaaaataactaaTCCCAACCACTCTATTCAATATTTCCACCCAAAATGCGATCATGGCTCAATAAATTGGTCAGACCAATTAAATTTTATCCTAAATAGTAggcaaaaaaatagaaacaaccTATAGCGTAACTTATGAAATtgttatttcattgaatttttcAGAACAATAAATTCTGTATTTCTTTTAAAATCCCATGTATTTCTATAAATTAGTTCCCATATTTGATGGAAAAAAATTCAACTATCTAAAACAAACCAGAGGGAAAGAACTGTTACTGTACTTAAACCTTACAAATATGTGAAAATTTGGAATGCATGTGCTTTATACAAACCTTTTTCTTCACACAAGTACCAAATTTGGATTTTCcacaaattaatatttgcatttcTTTTAAAAGCCGATATATTTCAAATTCAACTATCTAAAACTAACCAGAAGGAAAGAACTGTTACTGTACTTAAACCAAACAGATATGCGAAAATTTggaatgaatgtgctttatacAAACCTTTTTCTTCACATGAGTACCAAATTTGGATTTTCCAGAAATTAAATGTTGTATTTCTTTTAAAAGCCCATGTATTTCTATAAAACAGTTCCCATATTTGATGCAAAAAGAAACGACCATCTAAAACTAACCAGTGGGAAAGAACTCTTACTGTACCTAAGCCAAACAAATATGAGAAAATTTGGAATGCACTTGCTTTACACAAACCTTTTTCTTCACATGAGTACCAAATTTGGTAAGGGCTGCAGGAACAATCTGCCCAGCTTCTCGGAGAACATTGACAAGTTCCCCAGCAAGGCCCTACATGTAGCCAAAGAAGAAAGGACATGATGAGGCTCAAATCAGTTGCAATGGTATATACAAGTGAAATTTAAAAGTACAAACATATTTTGGAGTACCTTGTTCTCCTGAGTGAAGAAGGTGTGCGCAACTCCCTTCTTACCAGCACGCCCAGTCCTCCCTATCCTATGGACATAATCTTCAGTGGTTAGTGGAAAGCTGTAATTGATCACCACTTCGACATCAGGGATATCCAGTCCTCGGGAAGCTACATCAGTGGCAATCTACAAAAGTTCAGATAGGAGCAAACCAATAAAGCCATGGATGATAGGACAATTAAGGTCATTTAACAGAAGCAGATTAATGACACCATATTTCCACTAACATTGGGAAAACCAGTCATTAAGTAAATACAACAATATGGGCAAAACAGTGCATTGTACAAGATATGAGTAAAATTTGGCATGCATTCCCTCTAGTTGCATGTGCTGATCTGATAGCATATCATAGTAAAGTGacaaagaaataaaaagtttcatcaataaATCATTTCCCACAAAATATGAGGATGATAGTAAATATTTAAGATAAGGAATTGAATGGAGTGTTAGCATTTTAATGATGTTGTTACCATATGGTAGCTACTTGAAAAACAAAGCTAGAAAAGGCTAGAGTTCTACAGAGtccctgaaaaaaaaaacatccagATCACATTGCTTTGATATGCTTTACAAGGCAAGAACTCAGCGCTACCTGCTCACATAGCCCAAATCAGTTGCATTATCCTCATCCATCCCTAGTAATCCATGATAGTTTGATTTGTCTTGCTTAGACAATCGCAACAATCAAATATTAAGCAATGCGAGTTGCAACTGAGGTTCCCAGTGTGCACCACCATACAAAAGATGCTCAGTTCAAACTTCAAACCATATTCAAGTCACTCACTATTAAGGTTCTAAAATGAAAGTAACTATATATTTTGTTGCGTAACTTCGCCATTGGTGTTAGCAGTTACCTAAACCCAAAAATTGATATCTTGATCCAACATAAAACTCACCATTAAAGGACATTTTCCCTCCTTGAATAAAGATAAAGCCTTAGTTCGATCATGTTGAGCTTTGTCACCATGCACAGAGACAACCTTCCAGCCCCTTCAAAACCAGGTAATATTGTTGAAAGATCATTTCATCAACTTAAACATTTACATCAAGGAAAATAGCAGAGGCAACAAAGCTAAACTGTTGgcaaatgtatacatgaaatgtATATCAATATTCAGCAAAATCAACCATGCAGGTGAAAGGGTGTTAGATACAACATTGATAAAAAAAGCAGGCTGAGCAAATAATACCTCTTCTGGAGCATATTCTCAACACGAGCAGCTTCCTTCTTGTACAAGACAAAAACTAAAACCCTATTCCTGTCACAAATCGCTTTGTTCGTCAATAGGAAATGGTTTATGATCATAAAAGATGGTAAAGAAAGAACGGCGTGAGTTGTTATTTTCTTATTAAGATTTTTGGGATACATTACAACTGTCAGCAATGTAATGCTCATGGTTCAACCAACATCTATTTAACCAAATGACCTCATGGCTTTGAAGATAACCATAACCAGAAAGCCTTACAAAATTGTATTGATCGATATAGAGAACTGCtatggaaaagaagaaggccagCAGAGTCAGCTGGCCAATAACCAGCAAGAAAAAATCAGCAGAAATTAAAATGAAAATTTTCATCCCTTATGTCGATCATTGCCTTGGGGTGAAATTGGTCAGCGGAGTCAGGATTAGGTCTTGCAGCATAGGCCACGGGTTAGTCAAGATAGGTCAGGTTGAGGAGTTCGCCCATGAGAACATAGGGGTCAAAAGTCCTGATCCAACACAAGGTCAGGTGTAAAGTTAAGGTTGCAAATGTTGTCGAAGTTGACCCAGCCTGAATCCAACCTACCTGACGCATTGCCACCCCTACCTTGGTCCACTAAACAACaataaactaataaataaataaaaaatatatgttgGACTTATGGTCAGAGTAAGATATTTTGCTAAGGTCAGAGTAAGATGTTTTGCTGGCTATATAGTGACTTCAGAAAATGTGAATAGTTagatgaatttttctttaagtcCAAATATATAAGGTCAGTGAAAGAGGCCCGGTATGGAATATAAAAGTCTGTACTATAATCAATACCTTTGAAATTTATGGTATTTTTCCAACAACTCAATTAAACGTGACTCTCGTGAGCGATCATCCAAGACCTACATATCagcaagaaaaatatttatgacaccCTACATGAGTACACCAATAGTAACAGCCTAATGAAATTGGCCTTTGCTCGAAAGAAGATCATACATACCTCTACTATCTGCATCACATCGTGATTAGCTGCAAGATCCTGTGATCCAACAACAACCTGAAATTCACAGTTTAAAGTGCAATAAGATCAACATATAATCTGGAAGGTTCcaactaaaaaaaatgcaagaggCACACCTTAACAGGGTTTGGATCCATGAATTCTTGGGCTAACTGGTGAACAGCAAGAGGCCATGTTGCGCTGAACATTACCATCTGGCGGGCTGTATTTGCAAAAACTAATGAGTCTAATCTCTCTACAATATCTTATATAATAAATGACAGCCTATATTCTACAACATTTTATTCTTTGCAGCTTGGAGAACTAAGAGTCAAAGCAACTCGAGATTAAAAATATCAAAGCagacaaaaaaacaaaatagataACAAAGGCATGTCTAATCATGAAAACTACTAGTGAGGATGGAACTAAAGATGATTCTGTTCAGAAAAATGAGAgaaaacatgaaacagaaaaaaGATGGCATAACTTACTAAGATATTCATGTTAATTCACAAGACTAAAATACTGACCCCGTAGATCTAATACTATCATCAGAATTGATTTTCACTAACCATAAACTAACATATTGAAACCAAAGCAGGAGTTAATATTTTTTCATGCCGTGAAAGACCAAGCGAAAAACAACCAACCCACATAATTTGGTTATATTTCACAGCTGCGAAACCAATATGACCCAAACTAAGAGCTACTGATGCTTGCCTCATATTTCATAGTTAGAGACAGGGCGAACTGttaccttctctctctctcccccccccaccccacccccactccccaaaacaaaaaaaaagatctaaAACTTCCAGAAGATAATGTTGTCAAAAATATAAACTATGTTGCAAATCATAATACTGAATACAAAAGCCTGAATAGCTTGACCAAGAAAATTACATGGAAGCAAACTACATACAAAGGAATCAACCTTATCGTTCATAAGCACATCCTGAGATTGTAAATATTACCCAAGACTAGCAAAAGGTAAGGGGAGCTAGGATGGGTATATAATAGAATAATGGTAGTAACAATGAAAAATTCTCCAGTGGGCATAGCTCACAACTCAAAACGGTAGGGGTTGTCAACTATATGTCAACAAGCACTCAAGTAAAATTTCAATTTCTCACATGTAGTTGCTTAGCTTTTATAACTATATTCACTTGCTAAAAGGGATGCAGCCATGGAAACAGATATTAGTAACATCATATGCCCTTCAACAATAAGAGCTTAGGTAAAGGAGAAATGAAAAATCTGGTAGACCACTATGCCATAAAGTGCATTTTAGGGAGCATATAGATATTGCGTCCTAGTACCATCACAATAAGAATGTTATTATAGATCTATTCATTTACGAACAGAGACGTGGCCATGGGAATGGATACTAGTTCTAGAATCTGCCCTGTAAGAATAAAGCAGTAGGCAAGGCAGGAGCTTGAAAATTCCTGGGAGTTTCTTTCAAGATTCAACATTTCCTGAAAAAAGACTTCATTCAGAAGCCATTCTTGATCCATCCTTACAAGTATAGGACCCCAGTCAAGTCAGTTTTATCCTTGGAGGAAAACCGTCATGCTCCAAGAAGTCCATATTAGGATGCCTGCAGAGAGGGTTTCCTAGTATCCTAAAATAAGAATGACATCTTACGATGCAACACAGAGAATGTGTATTAGAAAGCCTACTGAGATGACTTCCTAGGAACTACTCAATAAGTTAAAGCACATGCAATGCATGAGGAGTAAAGGTCAAATCAATGGAGAGGGGAAAAAATTCTAAACATAAAGCTAAAATGCCATTTTTTGAACAAAAACCCTACCGAACTGCCACTAGATGTGAGATGAAGGTTGGTTAAAtgttcaagtcaaggagtcAGAATCAAGAGACTGCCGATCACTTAGGCAGATTGTTCATTTGTTCTTACTGTAAACATACAAAAATAACCTCATGGTCTGTACTGGCATGAGGATCTCTAACAAGTACAGTGCAACAAAGTGTAGGTAACAATTCATTTATCTGACATGAGTCATTTTGGCTTTCTAACCAGCAACAATTCAACGAAGTGTAAGGTAACAATTAGACAATAAGTGAACAGAGGAAGAGACCTAGACAACCCATCAATAACAAGCCTAGCCCAAAAATTAGAGGCTCTTCTTTTTGTTACTGAAGGGGTAAGACTTGGTCCATGTGTTCCAAAATATGTAGATTGCAATCAGTAGAGTTGGAATGTAAATTTATAAAGACTGGCATAAACTTTAGCACCCAGTTTGAGAATATTggatcacaaatcctaaaagtGCAAGATATATTATGAGGCATCTAAATAGAGAGCCCACTTAATCACGATCTCTATGACATTCAAAGCGCATAAAAAtcacaaagaaaacaaaatgcaCCTGTGCATCAAATATTCATGACAGGAATTGTTCTCAGTTACAACTTAGATTCGTTGATTTTACTTCTAAACTAAAAGTATCAAAATCTACTTCAAGGGGTTCATACATGTTTTGATATATGTAAATCATGATCAACATTAGATTGTCTAGATATATGCATTTTCGCATCCAAGGACACCTCCCCCCACCCTCTCTGTGAATGCGCGCATATGCGTGCACGCAAGCGTGTTCGCATATGCTGTGCCTGTACGTGTCTGTTTGCACATGCAtgcaacagagagagagagagagcgcagcTCAAATGTATAAGCAACAAATCATCGATGATATATTTCAATCAATATTGCATACCAGTGGCCTGCCAAAACAGCAATAGCATAGTATTACGTGTCCAAAGCAGTGCTTGGTAGCATGCCAAGTACTGGCACACAGCCAGTATCATGCCACTGCTGCATACCATTAAGGCACTAGCAAAGTATGCGTCCTGTCATGCCAACCAGCACTTAGTTCCATGAACCCATATCCTATTTGGATGTGATTTTATGGCAGCACAGTCTTCTATACATAAATGAGATCTATAAGTGACTTCTGCAGAGATTCGATATATGCACATATAATATTCCATCTATAAACTGGTTGGTTAAAGACACAACAAATAACTTGTCTAACTGGAAGGAATATCTCCAATCCTGTAACTGTTTCTAGTAAAAAAAACATAAGTAGAAACTTATGCATGATGCCAAACCAGAACTAATAATAACAAGAAAAGAATTGAATATAACAAACCAGGGCATGTTTGGCTTAATATTGAGCGAACTTCTGGTTCAAATCCCATGTCAAGCATTCGATCTGCTTCATCAAGAACCTACAATATTCCAAGTTTAGTTATTGATGAAAAATGTAACTTGCATCTCTCAAACTAACTCGTGTGGTTTGAAACAGTCCCATTAGCTCCTCTCACAGACAACAACGACAACGACGACAAAAAGAGCACAATAGGGATACTGCTTTGTCACATATGCTCTGCATTAAGATGCACGTTCATGGTCTGAAGAAAATATCTTTATGTCACGTCATTTAGCAAGCTAGTGAAATGCTTGTCTTCAAGTCATACTGCAGTCTAATGCAAAGTTTCTGGCAAACTAGATTAACATTTCTGAAAGATTAACTAGATTACCAGATATAATTCGTACTAATGGTAAACAACTTAAGATAGAGCCTCAAATAAATGAACTTGTATACCTTCCTATGTGTTCAGTTGCCTAAAGATTCTGACTTAGTGGTAATTAACTGAATTCCTTGTGGCATTAAATGGGAGGATGGGCCAAAACAAAGTGGTTAGGCATGTAGGAATGCACAACCGTGTATCTGTCAGGCAAGAACTATTTAATGCTTGACATGTACACCTTAAATTTCTCGAATAATTTGTAGGTCAAATAATTTTCTTTGCCATTAAGACCCAAATTCATGAAGAGATCAGTACTTAAATAAATTAGAAGCTATGAACTTGTCATATACTTTGAattcttaaaatcctaaaatattgtgatattaaaatttatttcggACCACCAGATTATGTGTTTGTTCAAGTTTCCTAATTGGTCCAGAATGCTACAAATATCAGAAAGACAGAAAAACATTGATACTGAAAACTATAGGACTTTATCAAGTATCACATTAGTAGTCAAACATGAATGATAACAAGAAGTTTGAGGCATCTAGTAAAGGGATCACACATCAACCGATATCAAAGATCTGACATATGATACACAAACAaggaaaaaataagaataagaaTATAACTATAGCCAGCAAACATGTTCTGACTATTTCAGGTGAACACTATGAATCCTTCATCACCATATGTTCCTATGGAGTATACTCAATGCCAGCTATGCCGCATCCTTCCTATTGACTTCCATTTATCTTAGATTTCCCCTCTCATTTATTAATCGTCAATACAAATTTGTGGCCCCACCTTACTGAGGCCTCTATGGATTTCTCTAGAAAATTTCTTGCCATCTCAATTAGCCATCCACCATTTTGTCCTTAACATGTGCAACTATGTGCTTGGTATTTAGGTAATCATTCCTcaccaaattcttcttcttttaccaCACATCCACTTCATTAAGTTTTGCCACTTGGTTTGCCTACTTGAACCTTCTTTCTGGCAAACATTTTAAACCATACTTTATTCTGGACCTTATCAATGTCTTAACCCTCGAGTCGCCCCAGAAATACTAAGTGAATAGAGAGCATGACAAGGGGGAGAGGGGTGTTACACAGAGCCAAGGAGGAAGCAGCCAAAGAAGGAACATAGGTTTGATGACTTGGCTCGCCTAATGAGCTTGCCTCACAAGCCAATCTTAAGCTAGAATTCAAACTCACTAAGTGAGCTAATATTGAGGTAACAGATATACAGCACCGACCAATACTCAAAGAGATTAACAAAGTAAGACTCATCAACACCCTAGgaacaaaaaactaaaaaacGGCACAAGAAAAGGGCTATACAACAGTATACACATGTAACTTCACCATGAAACAAAGAAACCATGACGAGCATCacaaaaataatattgattTTCCATCAAAATACAATATTAATAGGCCTGCCAAAACATGCCATATCACTTCTGGATATAGTTTTGTGTTACATGTGCACGTTTGGCATTTGCATGTGTATAAATAAGTGCAATTACAAAGAGAACATTTGACTCACCACAAAAGTCACCTCCTTGAGGCAGCAAAAACCCATTTCAATCATATCTTTCAGACGACCAGGGGTCCCAATAACTATATCCTGAAAGCAAGAAAAATGCCAAAAGCTCTCAGACAAACATCCAGCATATTTAATACGCACAATCACATACAATAGATAGatacatatgcatgtatatccCATTGTCACATGATGGATTCTAAAAGTAGAACTAAGAATTCAAAAATAATCACTCATTGCATCTTCCCAGAAACAAGCAAAGTTTTTGACAATCTGAATACTGACCTAAGATTTAAGCATGCTTATAGCAAATATCTTGCATTAATCAATGATTTGGACATAAGACatgcacaaagaaaaaaagagcaaCCACAAATGTCTTACAACTCCAGATTTCAGAGCAGAAATTTGTGGTCCTTTGGAAGTCCCaccatacaaacaaattgatttGATGCCACATGGAGTCCCAGCATCACAAAGGACGTCAGCAATCtgtcattgaaataaaaattcaaCTTTAGAAGCATGTTATGTCACCAAATTATAATCCAATCCAATGAATAAAGTGCACAATTAGGAGGAAGCAGCGGGCTAGGGCTGTCAAATAAGCGAGTTGTTCGTAAGCAGCTCCTGTTCGGCTTGAAATTCAGCTCGAAATGGGCTTGTTCATTAGCAAATGAGCCAGACACAAGCTAAAATTGTGAGCTTCAAATACAAACAAGCTGAACAAAAGCTCGACCCAACTTGCTCATGTTCAGCTCAAGATAGCttgaatttataaaaatataaatatataacagaaacatatatttttatttatacatttTTTCAACAAATTATTAAGTG
Above is a genomic segment from Phoenix dactylifera cultivar Barhee BC4 chromosome 2, palm_55x_up_171113_PBpolish2nd_filt_p, whole genome shotgun sequence containing:
- the LOC103698326 gene encoding DEAD-box ATP-dependent RNA helicase 5, yielding MGRKLEDAAAHPGEPETPEIPASHGGGVQKISEKKRKEKNKKEKKKDRGERYENAYLVAEETLTLEPTKNGKKESKKKRKLAEVGLRPFESSEAVDKNSEKKEKKNKMQEKETESNLDKELIGEASDKKDKKRKRKHGDSDEGTKPERMELEEGKKGEEVSEGSEGGSAVVVSGNNSKDSKYEALRSFADSGLPAEVLECCKNFNKPSPIQSHAWPFLLDGRDFIGIAATGSGKTLAFGVPALKHILKKDNKKTSKKAVPRCLVLSPTRELAQQIADVLCDAGTPCGIKSICLYGGTSKGPQISALKSGVDIVIGTPGRLKDMIEMGFCCLKEVTFVVLDEADRMLDMGFEPEVRSILSQTCPARQMVMFSATWPLAVHQLAQEFMDPNPVKVVVGSQDLAANHDVMQIVEVLDDRSRESRLIELLEKYHKFQRNRVLVFVLYKKEAARVENMLQKRGWKVVSVHGDKAQHDRTKALSLFKEGKCPLMIATDVASRGLDIPDVEVVINYSFPLTTEDYVHRIGRTGRAGKKGVAHTFFTQENKGLAGELVNVLREAGQIVPAALTKFGTHVKKKESKLYGSHYKEITADAPKSTKITFTNSDDED